A window of Sorex araneus isolate mSorAra2 chromosome 3, mSorAra2.pri, whole genome shotgun sequence genomic DNA:
TTTCCCAAATGAGAGAGAGGTGGATCTCGCCCTGGGCGCAGGGCGGGGGGCATGAGGGGAGGGGTCAGAAGCCCCGGTGGGGGTCCCGGGGTGGGTGAAGAGACGCACACTGAGAGGACAGGCAGGGGCGCACGGTGCGGGCCGGGGGTGCGAGGTGGGCGGCTACTTGGCGCCCTCCTCTGCGTTGGCCTCTCCGTCTGTCTTGCCCTCCTCCTCCGTCTTCAGGTCGTCCGTGCTCAGCTTCTGCTCCTTTTTCCTCCGCACACACttcaccaccatcagcaccagGATGACCACGGCCAGGAAGCCCCCCACGGACGCGCCCACGATCACAGCCACAGTGGAGTCGCGCTCCgggggctctgggggtgggggggagaagaaaaggagcTGCGGGGTTGAGGGGGGCCCCGCTCCCCTGACCTTATGGGCGGCCAAGCTGGGCAgatcccagcaccgcatatggtcccccaaaccccacctggagtgagccccgagcagccctgggtgtggccccaaagaagcaaaacccAGCCAGGAGCGGAGAGACGGTGCCTGGCTGGCGAGGCCGCATGCGCATGCGCGCACTGCCCCAGACTCCGGCCCCAGCATCACCCGCTGCCAGGAGCATCACCCGGTGCGGTCCAGCAGGCCCCCacaggggaggagaggcaggtgACTCCCATCCTTGGATCTTGAACCCTGGCACAGAGCCATTCTCCAGCTGGCCGAGGGTTGCCCAGAGGGACTTCCTAAGCCAAACTGGGGATCTCTGACCCCAAGAGAAGCCTCATGTCAATCATTGACCTCTAACCTCAAGCACCCTAAAACCCCAGGGGAGCCCATGCTGGGGGTGGCTCACGCAGCACCGCTCACCCATGGGGGGTCAAGACTGAGCACGCCATGGCATGGGGTTtgttcggggcggggggggcacgcAGACAGCAGTTGGGAGGGGGCTCCCCACGCCCCTCACCTTCCAGGAGGACCTTGAGCGTGATCCTGCCGTGGCCGCGCTGGCGGTCGGGCGGGTTCATGACGTAGCAGCTGTAGACCCCTTCGTCCTCGAGCTGCACGTTCCTCAGCATCACTGACACGTCATTCTTGCTGGGGTTCCCCGAGAACTCCACGCGGTCCCGGAAGCGCTCCAGCTTGGGGTTGATGATCTTCATGCGGAACTGGAGGAACTGGGGTGCGGGAGGCCCCCCGGGTGGGGTGTCACGGCTGGTGGGAGCCTGCGTGACAGGCGCCGCCCTCCCATgccccccctcccgtcccccgccccgcccccacttaCCATCTCCTCGGAGCAGTTGCTACACTCCTGGTAGGTCCAGTTGAGCGAGAACTGCTTGTGGTTCACGGTGTAGCAGGAGTTGAAGGTGCAGGCCAGGCGCGCATCGGAGCCATTGAGGACGTTGAGGGCGCTGGGGACAGTGACTTCCATGCTGCGCCCCAGGGGCACTGCAGACAAAGGCGGGTGAGAGCCAGGCCAAGGGCACCTGATGCAGGCGGGCAACGAGtcaggggagagggggcgggaatGGGGGTGCCTGAGCCTGGCaatggtgcagagccagggagagacCACAGGTCACCCGCCCCTGGCCATCCATCCCACTTTGGCCATTGTGACCGGCTGCCTTCACACAGAGGCTCTGCTGAGCTGCCCTCagcttcccccttcctctccaccTCTGCAATCTCGGTGTGTCCACAAAGGCCTCCCTGCCAGAGCCACAGGGCCCCCGGAGGGCAGGCAGCCCGGGGGACAGGTGGTGACTGGGAAGTCCTCACTCTCCAGAGCCCCAGCGCTGGGCATCCCTCCAGGCTCTGGCAGCAGGAAAGAGGGCAGATGTGCTGGGCAGGTGAGAGGTGGGAGAGGAAGGGCCTCCTCCCCGGGGCCAGCCACGGGGCCGGTGGGATGGGAAGTTCCTTTGGAGACAAGAGCCGAGGGATGCCCTGACTAAGAGCCAGGAGAGGACAAAGGGGTATTgggtggaggaaggaggaggaggtggaaggaagaggaagaagaggaggaagaggaggaggaggaggaggggggaggaggagaggaggaggaggtggaggaggaagaggaggaggaggaggagaagaagaagaagaagaagaagaagaagaagaagaagaagaagaagaagaagaagaagaagaagaagaagaagaagaaggaggaggaggaggaggaggaggaggaggaggaggaggaggaagagaagaaggaggagaagaagaagaagaggagggggaggagggggaggaggaggaagaggaagagaagaagaggaggaggaggaagaggaggaggagtgctTGCCATAGAACTGCAGGTGCCTGGTGGGACCCTAGGGGCGTGGCCCTGAGCAGGGGGCCAGGGTGCTGGCTGAGGAAGCCCTGGGCCACTCAGACATTCTCAGCCGTGTTCCCCAGGGCTCAGATGTGAAAGTGCCCCCCCCAACTGCAAATTCCTCTGTAACTGTGGCACTGCAGGACACCCTCCATTCTTCAGGGCTCCCCCAGTGTCACCCAGATCTCAAGGCGGATTCCTCTCTCCCAGAGCCACAAGCAGTGAGGGGAGGCACTGACCAGCTCCTCACTGGCGAATATTCTACATCCCAGCTCAGACTCGAACATTGACCCGGGCAGGGGACCCGAGCCTCTTCCAGGATAGGCACCAACCAGTGCCACTGGCTGTAAGaaagggggcagaggggcaggagcaatcgggtagtcgggggggggggcgcctgccttgtatgtggctgatccgggttccattcctgagcacaggtaggaggagcatcactgggtgtgacccaaaattaaaataaatattttaaaaggccaACGGCAGAGCAGAAGGACATTACCATAGAACAGGGGttctgggtctggagcgatagcacagcaggtagggtgtctgccttgcatgtggcagacccgggttcaattcccagcatcccatatggtcccctgagcactgccaggagtaattcctgagtgcagagcaggagtaacccctgagcatcaccgggtgtgaccccaaaaagccacaaAAGAAAGAACAGGGGTTCTGAGGGGCGTGCTCTGAGGGGGCCTGGCTGAGAGTctgttttagtttgctttttggcCCTTGCCCAGTGATGCTTTGAGGATGCTCTTTGCGGTACCAGGGATGAGCCTGGTACCCAGCCCACTGagccctttccccaccccaggggactCCCAGGCACGGAGATATCAAGGAACTCGCAGGAGCCAACAGCAAGATGAAGTGAAGGGTGGGGGTCTACATAGGGAGACTCCGGTCACAGGCTGGGCTGGAACTCGGCTGGTCTGGTTCTTGAGTGAGGCCAGTCACCACTTGTGGGCTGCACGAGGAGCAGTTAGCTGTCTGAGCAGGGGGGTTTGTGTGGACAAGGGGGTCCCGTCAGCCCTGGGCTCATCCCCAGCATGAGAACCTGGGTGAGttccttcccccccctttttttttggctttttgggtcacacccagtgatgcacaggggttactcccagctttacactcaggaattactcctggtggtgctcaggggaccatatgggatgctgggaatcgaacccaggtctgccacatgcaaggcagacgccctacttgctgtgctatctctccagccccagctcctttCCCTTCTAAGACTCAGGCTCCTcctgtgagggggagggggggtgggagggtgggggcaggggagttcCATCAAGCCTGGGTGTGTGGGGCCAGCCTGGCCCTTATCACACCACACACGGGACCCTATCATCCTGACCTCTCCTCAGGGCCTGCCCCCCCACAGGAGGGGCTTCTAGAAGAGCTTCCCAACAGAGGGCACCCTGGGGGCTGGGCCAACCCTCAGGCCAGCTCCTGGGGATCCCCTCCCCAGATCTGGCACTCAGCCCAGCCTGGCTGGGGTGTTCCTGCAGAGCACGGCTCCCTGGTTCCAGTTCCGGAAGCTGCACTCTGCAGCTGGAGGCGGGATGTGAGTCCTGGTCCCCTCTTGGCCCTGGGACCTGGGTAAATTGCCCAGACACTCTGGGGTTACGCCCACCAGGGGAGTCATTGCACCCCTGCTGGCCAAGACACCCAGGTGTGCATGGTGCTTGCCGGGCGCTCACGGATCTCCAGGGAGAGGGCGAGCAAAGCTTCGTCCTTTATGAAAGCACCTAGTTCTAGCTTGTCGCCCGGCCAGGAGCAGGCATGCGAGGCCTGCCAGCGCCAGCTCCTCTCTGCAGAGAATCCCACAGGGGCCGAGCCTGGCAGGGCTTGTCCCGGGCTCCCGGCATCTCCTGCGGGAGCGCTTCCTGTCTCCGGCCAAAAGGAGCCTCCAGCAGCCGCACTTGGATGAGAACCTGAGCTCACCGAGCGGTTGGCTCCGTCTTgaagagccctccccgccttcCGAGGCAGGGCAGAGCGCGGGGCCCTTGCCAGGGCCTAGGGAGAGCACGGCAGAGAGGTGCAATGCGGATCTGCCTGCCGCATCCCAGAGTTGCGGCACCGGGAGGGACCCGAGTGCCCCCTAGTGGTCAGAGCGCCCAACAGCAGAGAGAGGAAGCCGAGGACCAGAGAAGGCCAGAGGGAATGGCTCTTGGGAGCCCCGTTTTACGCCAATTAGGAAGGGGAGGGTCTGAGTTCTCTTGGAgggacacagccagcccaggggcagccctggaggctcccactTGAGCCTTGAGCTTTTGCCAAGGTCCTGGCTCAGGGGCGGGGAGAccgctcaaagggctggagcatcagCTTTGCAGgagggaggtctgggttcaatctccagcaccacagggtcccccaaacacagccaggagggacccccaagcacaCAGCTGACCGCGAGAACCAGTGGGAAtatactccccccgcccccccgcacagAACTGTGCTCAGACCTTTCAGCCAGTCCAGCCTCTAGAGAAACGAGATGACATACTATGAGGTCAGTGCTCTGAGCTCAGTCCTGATCTCGAGATAAACTTGGCAGCCTGGGGAAAGTAGCTGGATCCACTGTGGGGGCCACAGACAGATTCCCTGCCCGGCCACTCACCCACAAACAAGACCTTGCATAATATCTATAACCAcccaggacaccccccccccccggtgccaCTGCTTTCCACAGAGGAAATGGAGAGCAAGTGAAATAAAGAGCTGAAGTTTCCAGTAAGCCATCAGGCTGGATCCCAAGAGGCAGGTGCGTGGTGTGGCAGGGCCTGTCACTGTCCAAGGGATCCCAGAAACCAGAACTCAGTGCTGACCTTGGAAGCCTTGTCCGAGGGGGGTCCTGGGTAAAGAAGCTCCACACCAGGGCAGCCCACACTGGGGACCGAGTCTGGGACTCCTCATTGCCAGCTCCCAGGAAGTGGGTGATGACCACCAGCGTGTGAGGATGTGGCTTTGGCTCTTTGTCCTAAATTGCCACCCGTGCCCACCTCCCACCTTCCAGGATGCCTCTGCCTTCAGAGGTTGCAAGATTCGAGTCTCTCCCGCCAGCATCCCCCAGGGACGGGATGATTTGCTTCACTCCTGCCCACCCACCGCACCCTGGAAGCCAGACTGGCTTCATTCTCGgctccagagagacagagagagttgtTCTAAGCAGACACATTGGCTGggacacactgtctcccaggcAAGCACCCCTCGGCCCCCGTGCTCCCCGtggctcccctcccagccccatgtACCCCCCCCAGACAACCAGTGCCCATCACTGCGCCTTCCACCCCGGTCCCTGTTGCTCTCAGGACCAAACCAGACCCCTGGAGGTCAATCTCAAGCCCCaggtcctccctgcccccaagtcGAGGGCAGCTCCTCCTCCCGCCGCCTGCCACATGCCCTGCACAAGCCCAGAGTGCCGCCTTTCCCCTATACCCCCCACTTCTTCACTCCTCGGCACAGGTGGAGCCCCGCACTGCATGTGGGGTGCATTCAATGCACCCTACACATCAGACATGAAGGCTCAGTTCCAATGGCGTTGCCCTGTCCTCGTCACACCCAGGGGACAGGAAGTTGGATGGTAGCGCAGTAGCCAAGCTCTGGGACCCTGGTCTGGTCACAGACCAGAGTATGgactccccagcccctggggaggCTACCTCAACTGTAAGGTGGGGGCACTCACTGGACTGGGCTGTTTGGAAGCTTCTGTGCCTCATTCACCTACGTTCACGCTGCCCTTCCCCAAGACTCCATGGTCACAATTGTTACCCTTGTCATCAGTGTTACTGGTTGATGCACTGGGCATGAGTTGAGACAGGGAGCAGGttctttggggggggagggttagAAGGGTCAGGGATCTTGTGATGCCAAGGGAGGGACCTGGGCATGGCAAGTGCTAGGCCTGTGCCCCAGGAACCAGCTCTGGTTTATCTGTTACCTTTGGACTCAGCAAGCCAAGTAGCACCCAGTGAACACTGGAATAAGCGTCAGAAAGGGCTGGCATCACCCCCACGTGTCCGGGTCCCTGTCCCCACCAGAAGATGGCCACAATGGGCTGGGGTGAGGACTAAACATCACTTTCTATCATAACCTGGGCTTCTTGGGGGAATGGCTGGGAAAAAGGCCACATTtggattttattaattaaaaactagTCCCTGGGCTGGCGAGAGCAggggaagatgcttgcctggcaggcGGCAGGCCCTGATTCAGTAgttggcaccacagatggtcccctgagcactgacaggagttactccagagcacagagccaggagtagccactgagcactgctgcatgtggctcaGCCATCCcccctactaaaaaaaaaaaaacccactaaaacCTAGCGTCAGGTGCTATTGCAG
This region includes:
- the SCN2B gene encoding sodium channel subunit beta-2 isoform X1; translation: MHTDSGLPRPASRLTGLSLLFSLVPLGRSMEVTVPSALNVLNGSDARLACTFNSCYTVNHKQFSLNWTYQECSNCSEEMFLQFRMKIINPKLERFRDRVEFSGNPSKNDVSVMLRNVQLEDEGVYSCYVMNPPDRQRGHGRITLKVLLEEPPERDSTVAVIVGASVGGFLAVVILVLMVVKCVRRKKEQKLSTDDLKTEEEGKTDGEANAEEGAK
- the SCN2B gene encoding sodium channel subunit beta-2 isoform X2, which translates into the protein MEVTVPSALNVLNGSDARLACTFNSCYTVNHKQFSLNWTYQECSNCSEEMFLQFRMKIINPKLERFRDRVEFSGNPSKNDVSVMLRNVQLEDEGVYSCYVMNPPDRQRGHGRITLKVLLEEPPERDSTVAVIVGASVGGFLAVVILVLMVVKCVRRKKEQKLSTDDLKTEEEGKTDGEANAEEGAK